The Podospora bellae-mahoneyi strain CBS 112042 chromosome 7, whole genome shotgun sequence genome includes a window with the following:
- a CDS encoding hypothetical protein (EggNog:ENOG503P64R; COG:S), translated as MATDFIMPQMPIQQQQPQAHHFYSQPQQQQQQQQPYRAQQHSGFQLAPIATPYQPSTQHNTQVSPLSTSGNSPTSPKNYMTRQIRPLYVPAVLRPTEFPSKVPARPKSEHEPESPEEEPLRHSNSFMSLGGLSGGLSASLGLTRRSTGDSAKYVDGTWNLDLFPNPTGTPTRKHWKLDQDALICDHATCKKSFNTFTRRHHCRRCGNIFCGAHSDYQIPLDQDANYNPRGVPSRACAHCFNQFRAWRSRANSQSSSKGSSDGGNAPETPVTPTAAAPVAAIAPGLMRPLQARVAEVAHSVPRDWNWSTF; from the exons CGACTTCATAATGCCCCAGATGCCCAttcagcaacaacagccccaagcccaccactTTTACtcgcagccgcagcagcagcagcagcagcagcaaccttaTCGTGCTCAGCAGCACTCTGGCTTTCAGCTGGCTCCGATCGCAACTCCTTATCAGCCTTCCACACAGCACAATACCCAGGTGTCGCCGCTCAGCACATCCGGCAACTCGCCGACTTCGCCCAAGAACTACATGACGCGCCAAATCCGGCCGCTCTACGTACCGGCTGTGCTGCGCCCGACCGAGTTTCCATCCAAGGTTCCGGCGCGACCAAAGTCGGAGCATGAGCCTGAGTCTCCTGAGGAGGAACCATTGCGTCACAGCAACAGCTTCATGAGCCTTGGTGGGTTGAGCGGAGGGTTGAGCGCGTCATTGGGTTTGACCAGACGGTCTACTGGCGATAGCGCCAAATACGTCGATGGAACTTGGAATCTGGACCTCTTTCCCAATCCGACTGGCACCCCCACCCGGAAACATTGGAAG TTGGACCAGGACGCACTTATCTGTGATCACGCGACCTGCAAAAAGTCCTTCAACACGTTCACCAGAAGACATCACTGCCGGCGCTGCGGCAACATCTTCTGCGGCGCTCACAGCGACTATCAAATCCCCCTTGATCAGGACGCCAACTACAACCCTCGTGGAGTTCCCAGCCGCGCCTGCGCTCACTGCTTCAACCAGTTTAGGGCATGGCGCAGTCGTGCAAACAGCCAGTCCTCCAGCAAGGGTTCATCTGATGGAGGCAACGCTCCCGAGACACCCGTCACCCCTACCGCCGCTGCCCCAGTCGCCGCTATCGCTCCTGGCCTGATGAGGCCCCTTCAAGCTCGCGTGGCCGAGGTGGCACACAGTGTTCCCAGAGACTGGAATTGGAGCACCTTTTAA
- a CDS encoding hypothetical protein (EggNog:ENOG503P6W5) — MHFRQTLTALTGLVSSVVGAPAPIDRSTTSGGKLKNATNDEKRSLFDTILPPLGNHNIILPGAGLNVLIGSAISQLARIAELELAALIGSQFALAIQLETIKTNIRINHFRAQFPHVVCSLRYYSSVLLTSSPQNCVIICVTNVLDQRDPSNINNRYLLNQLRIDNGFPDKELLIMVTDSQQMTIVPTPTPVTDFSQNPVNSVIPDLNLSPIIINNNNFTQADTLSSSLTDTTASLESESTLFPTTTTFPDNTNNAAQPTSSPISPSPTQQPTSSLDLGSLIQPTPSLQPRGNSPRQINLVNLPADLSSLPNNDNLDFTHLLNQSLLLPFGITAPTFGSSLGLVLADPAAIILPGQKEIFVDTLASLQGNCLALQLGLGNTGLGLGGVGFDGQLFGSLEELIQAGVRGLVGGGGGGGLNLGQPVIPPGVIAANPDLGDEGGVDLVTTVTEELGSPETDTATLTDVLTGTTTTAEDVATGTDTATVTDGPTATETGVATSTGGEVEETAFAQARVSRRRRA, encoded by the exons ATGCATTTTCGACAAACACTCACAGCCCTGACAGGCTTGGTTTCTTCAGTGGTAGGAG CGCCAGCCCCTATTGACCGCAGCACAACGTCAGGGGGGAAGCTCAAGAACGCTACCAACGATGAGAAGCGATCTCTTTTTGACAccattcttcctcccctcgggaaccacaacatcatcctTCCTGGGGCAGGTCTCAATGTTCTCATTGGCAGCGCCATCAGCCAACTTGCTCGGATTGCTGAGCTAGAGCTGGCGGCGCTGATCGGATCACAATTCGCCTTGGCTATTCAGCTTGAGACAATCAAAACCAACATTCGTATCAATCATTTCAGGGCCCAGTTCCCACACGTGGTATGTTCTCTTCGGTACTACTCAAGTGTGCTACTAACTTCTTCCCCCCAGAACTGCGTCATTATTTGTGTAACAAATGTTCTAGATCAACGAGATCcaagcaacatcaacaaccgcTACCTTCTCAACCAGCTCCGTATTGACAACGGCTTCCCAGACAAGGAGCTACTGATCATGGTCACCGACTCCCAGCAAATGACCATTGTTCCTACCCCCACACCAGTGACGGACTTTTCCCAGAACCCAGTCAACTCTGTCATTCCAGACCTAAACCTCAGTccaatcatcatcaacaacaacaacttcacACAAGCAGAcaccctttcctcctctctaACTGACACCACCGCTTCCCTCGAATCAGAAtcaaccctcttccccacgaccaccaccttcccagACAACACAAACAACGCAGCCCAACCGACCTcttcccccatctcccccagtcccactcaacaaccaacctcctccctcgatCTCGGCTCTTTGATCCAGCCTACCCCCTCACTTCAACCCCGTGGCAACTCCCCTCGCCAGatcaacctcgtcaacctcccagcagacctctcctccctccccaacaacgacaacctcGATTTCACCCACCTCCTGAaccaatccctcctcctccccttcggcatCACTGCCCCGACGTTCGGGTCATCGCTAGGTTTGGTGCTGGCAGACCCAGCAGCTATTATTTTGCCAGGGCAAAAGGAAATATTTGTCGACACGCTGGCTAGTCTGCAGGGTAACTGCCTTGCTTTGCAGTTGGGCCTGGGGAATACGGGACTAGGTCTGGGGGGGGTAGGGTTTGATGGGCAGCTGTTTGGGagtttggaggagttgattcAGGCGGgagtgagggggttggtcggtggtggtggtggtggtgggttgaaTCTGGGACAGCCGGTGATTCCGCCGGGGGTTATTGCTGCGAATCCGGAtttgggtgatgaggggggtgttgattTGGTTACGACTGTTACGGAGGAGCTGGGCTCGCCTGAGACTGACACGGCTACGTTGACGGATGTTTTGACGGGTACAACAACTACAGCGGAGGATGTGGCGACAGGGACGGATACTGCTACTGTTACGGATGGGCCGACGGCCACTGAGACGGGTGTTGCTACGTCGAcggggggtgaggttgaggagacTGCTTTTGCTCAGGCTAGGgtcagcaggaggaggagggcataG
- a CDS encoding hypothetical protein (COG:I; EggNog:ENOG503NW0G), which yields MISFDSAALGLPDWSLFKFPPPADAGFIPPPPPGTTSFAPPFEIPDHIYQAVLDPKVPLTIAAVYAVSAKLLNAYNKSTGKKPWGISKTLPFKWFVIAHNIFLAVYSAWTWWGMFNALRRTVVSPLGPTGVSGFLDSMCQINGESGAGNAIFWDEAAGSWQTFTADGVMVASAEPSRYAAGRMWNEGLAFYGWLFYLSKFYEVFDTLIILAKGKLSSTLQTYHHAGAMMCMWAGMRYMSVPIWIFVFFNSFIHAMMYTYYTVTAFNIRVPMFIKRSLTSMQITQFLVGGSGAMIHSFIYYTIPVMAGESVSASSAAASASAAANASASLVGSIKNSFGRQVTPCITSSGTTFAIWLNVFYLTPLTYLFVSFFIESYLRRSNAPAKNVKNRRLSNSVAIAEKAGWEAAKSVEREVYGESNEGAVKKGKNGRVLRNRN from the exons ATGATCTCCTTCGACTCCGCTGCCCTGGGCCTGCCTGACTGGTCCCTCTTCAAGTTCCCTCCCCCAGCAGACGCCGGCTTcattcccccaccaccacccggcaCCACCTCTTTTGCTCCTCCCTTCGAGATCCCCGACCACATCTACCAGGCCGTCCTCGACCCCAAGGTCCCTctcaccatcgccgccgtcTATGCCGTCTCGGCCAAGCTCCTCAATGCCTACAACAAGTCCACGGGCAAGAAGCCCTGGGGCATCAGCAAGACCCTTCCCTTCAAGTGGTTCGTGATCGCCCACaacatcttcctcgccgtctACTCCGCCTGGACCTGGTGGGGTATGTTCAACGCTCTCCGCCGCACTGTTGTCAGCCCTCTGGGCCCTACTGGCGTCTCTGGCTTTCTCGACTCCATGTGCCAGATCAACGGCGAAAGTGGTGCCGGTAACGCTATCTTCTGGGACGAGGCCGCTGGCTCCTGGCAGACCTTCACCGCTGACGGCGTCATGGTCGCCAGCGCTGAGCCCAGCCGTTATGCTGCCGGTCGCATGTGGAATGAGGGTCTTGCTTTCTACGGCTGGTTGTTCTACCTCAGCAAGTTCTACGAGGTCTTTgacaccctcatcatcctcgccaaggGCAAGCTCAGCTCGACCCTCCAGACCTATCACCACGCTGGTGCCATGATGTGCATGTGGGCTGGTATGCGTTACATGTCGGTTCCTATTTGGATCTTCGTGttcttcaactccttcaTCCACGCCATGATG TACACCTACTACACTGTCACCGCTTTCAATATCCGCGTCCCAATGTTCATCAAGCGCTCTCTTACCTCGATGCAGATCACCCAGTTCCTCGTGGGTGGTTCCGGTGCGATGATCCACTCTTTCATCTACTACACCATCCCCGTCATGGCTGGCGAGTCTGTCTCTGCTTCCTCCGCCGCTGCTAGCGCttctgccgccgccaacgccTCCGCCAGTCTTGTTGGCAGCATCAAGAACTCTTTCGGCCGCCAGGTCACCCCTTGCATCACCTCCAGCGGCACCACCTTTGCCATCTGGCTCAACGTGTTCTACCTCACCCCCCTGACCTACCTCTTCGTCTCTTTCTTCATCGAGAGCTACCTCCGCCGCAGCAACGCCCCCGCCAAGAACGTCAAGAACAGACGCCTTAGCAACAGCGTCGCCATTGCCGAGAAGGCCGGCTGggaggctgccaagagcGTTGAGCGTGAGGTCTATGGCGAGAGCAACGAGGGTgctgtcaagaagggcaagaacGGTCGTGTCCTCCGCAACAGAAACTAG